gataCACATTTGATGGAGACATATATTTTCAGTCTTTCCTTTTCCAGCTGTGTTGCTGCTGATGTTTATGAAAGTCGCTTATTGATAAGGTGACCATTTTGCTATTTGCTGATGATACTATAAAAAGCTTTGGTATACAGTTGcttcctaaaacacacaaagataagAGCACAAGCCATCTCCTGCAATTAATATGGATCCCACAGATGTTTCGTCTCGGCTTTATTCGTTTACGTGTAGCAGAACTCTCAGATAAAGATTATGCACAGATATAGCTCTGACGAAATCATCTCCTACCTGTAGGATTCTGCTGTAGCTTACCACAATCACGGTTCCTGGAATCACGAAGCCAAAACAAGTGAAGGTAATGTTCCACAAAAACTCAATCGCAATATTTGGAAATATTAGAGTACAAATTTCGATGACCTCctgttaacacaaacaaaaacactaatgCTACTGGGGGATAACAAAGAACACTGAAACCATTGTTGACCAGAAGAcaatgaagagtaatgagctATGCAAAAGCCTAAACAACTGCCTGTATAATCATTTTAACATTATCAATCCTGACATTGGAAACACTCATGGTATACTGCCAACATTTGAACTATCATACATAACTACTGAAACAGAGAATCACTTTAGTTTTCCAAGAGCAGTAGTAATTTATGCGGGTAATGAGTCCAAATGAGTCATTTATTGGAGTTCTTGTTACCTGTTGAGGAGACATAATGCCCGtcactttgaaaaacaaacacataggcATCATGGCTATGGCCGAGACAATCCAGATGAGGGCTACAGTGCCAGAGGCCACTCTGCTGTTAAAGGGCTGCATGGTTCTCAGTTTGAGGATGGCCAGCACTCTGTCCAGGCTAATGGCAGCCAGAGTAACGATGACCACACACCCGCTCATACACAGCACGTAGAACATCATCCTACAGGTGGCGGAGCCAAGCCACCAGCCCGTGGTCCACCGAGCGGCAATGACAAACGGAATCATGCTGGTGAACAGGAGATCGGCCACAAAGAGGTTGAGAGTGAAAAAGATGTGGTTGACCATCCGTTTTCTCCGGAAGACCCGAACCATGGCGTACACGTTCCCAACCACTGAGGCCAGGAAGatggagaggaggatgagggtCTCCACCATGATGATGAGCCAGTGTCTGTCCTGGAGCTCAGTGAAATAAGAGAAGTGACAGGTGTTCAGGAATTGGAAGGGCGAACTGTGAGAATTCATGCCCATCTAGACTGATTTTACCTTTTTGTGTGAGCCAGATTGGGGCTTGAGGTTTGTGTGGCGTTCAGCGGATCATCGATTGACTCCGTCTGATATGAAACCTGGCCCCTCCTCCATGACACAGAATGATTAGGTCATCAATCCACGTCCTGATCGTTTGTTTGCTACAGCTGTTGCTGCGTCAATAATGACACAGTACTCCTCTCTCCCCATTAGACGCTCTGATGTGTTTGCATTACTGACAGAGACTGATTGGACATGTGCTTCTGTCCTATATGTTGTGTGCTAATCCTAACTGAATACAATTCAGTAAATCTATGCTGCTGAGTAAAAATATTCACACTTTTAGAAAATTTTCAAAGTATGCGTTGAAGTATGGGTTTGTTTTGCAACCATCAGGCATCGAAAATCCCTCTGCGGCATGCATGCACTGCTCACAAATGTATCTCTGCTAAAGGTGAGTGGTGTCTCTTTGACAGTGGCATTTTTCATATCAGTGTGCCATTCAGGCATGTTTGTGCGgtaatcttgaatcttgaatatTTTCAGGTCTTAAGACATATCTTTATCTTTGTGTCCGATTGGTTTCATACTTTAGACAGAGATCTTGATTCTGTATCCAACAGCACTTCAGCTGAAGTGCAGTAACTGGACAGAGATGGAGTTTAACTGCCGTGCTAATGAAATTTCCTTAAACAGAGCTTGATATGATAAAGGGTGTCAAAAGTTTTCTTCAATCAGTACATTTAGGTTCTCATTTTAATGACTTAATTTCTATCAAAGTTTTTCCATGATGAAAGTCAGGAACATTTTCTTAAATCACAGAAATAAAgtattaaattatttaaatatattttatacattttgaaacttttttcaGGCAGCGTGATATGATAATATGCAATGCGTTTAAACTTTCAAAAACAGCACTGTACATATCCTCTGTGAATTATATGTATATCCTTCATTTTCTGTAATCATGTTCAGCACAtgcgaaaagaaaaaaatgtatcataatttaaaaaatatcagaTAATGTCAGAAAACATGTAACATAAATTTTGTGAGACATCTCCTGGAACTGTGCCTTGTAATTTATGGGGTCATAGTATGTtccacttttaaaaatgaacaatgcTCTATGTTATACATTCCAATTCTCAATACTTTTTATATCCAAGACAAAAAACAGTCGTTTCTCAATTTATCTTCATTTGGTTCACCTTTAAACAAACATCACCATATATGTGTGATGTCCTCTTCATGTATTGCATGTGGATTGCTCTTTGGCTCTTCCTTTATTTAGAATTAATCACCGTGACAATGGACTTCTTAGTGTTGCAACAGTTGTTAGACTTGGACAATGCTCCATGGGGGAAAGAGCAGCTGTTCCTTTGTATGTCTGGACTCAGGACAAATACCATTTTAATTTCTAAATTTAGAGTATGATTGAAGACTTACTAAACGTtagacaaacaacacagattGAACAAAAAGCTATGTAATCTATAGCAACTTTTTCTGTTAAACTGTAAATTTGTCTGGAGTACACACCATAGGCTGATATGTTTTTCTTCCATTCCTAATACATTTCAGGCGGCTATTACAGCAAAATATCTAATCATAACTTATGTTTAAAGTTAGCATTTTCAGGtcaattctctctcattcagcttagacttgttttcattaatattaGTTTGGCATGTGCCAAACATAATCCTTTCGTGTTCATGCTCCTAGCTTGGTGTTAAAATGCAAAAGGCCTGTCTTAAAACACAGCCATGGAGTTTACAAAAGCCGTCGAGCGCATCTAAAAATCGTCTGAACGAAGACTCAGAGGGTCTTTAACAGGTATTCTCAGGTCAGTTCTCGTCCACCCCTTATATGACTTTCCATGAAAGCATGTCAAGTTTTCAGAGGTTTCTGCGAGGTTATATGGCATATGACTAAACCATATTATAGGATTTTTTCTAATGCAGTTACCAGTGTGGATAAACCCGGATGTCACGTTCCCTGACAGAGCCATGTCTGACCGAGGAGCTTTTTCCCTCCTCGCTACCAGCAGCCAGCTATGCTAATCCTTCTCCTTAAATAGTCTGGTACACAGGTTCACCTACACAATCGTATTTGAGCTATTGATCTGGTTCACAAAGCACGGGAGTCAACCGTGATGTCTCAATACAGCacttaaacaaaaaatagaaacaaatgAGCAAGGAAACAGAACAACCAATAAACTCAACCACAACTCAACTCTTTAATtgacaaactgaacaaacataaaatgcatgacattttttatgaaattctaaattaaattaaactaaattaaaGAACTACACTGTCTATGAAAAGACTaaataagaacattttaaacaatCCAATTCTGAAGTAGATATCtaaatatcttcttttttttctttctttcttttttttttttttaccaattttCATTCTGCAACTAAGATTTCATTACTGGAAACTGAAAGCAATTTAAGTATAGAAggttctgtttttgttattgttttatttatttatttatttaattttttgacTGGCCTACATCAAGCTGAGAAAAAATAACTTTTCAATAACCAGAATAAATTTCACAGTCCAAGCAGAAATTATGTACATCAATGACTATTAAACTACACAAGAAAATAAGCCTAATGGCAGCTCCAGAACAAAATAACTgcgctttttgcttttttcacgAAGGTGTGAGAGGTTCAGCCGAAACACTGGTCGACGTGGAGGAGCAGTTCTCTGTGGCGACTGGTTGGATACTGAACCCTGCAGTTGGGGCACTCGAGAAAACTCTCGTCCAGGAGGCAAGGTGCCTTGGTGGGGGAGGAGAGGCCTTTCTCACTGGGTGTGTCGGCTTTATCCACGCTGAGGTAAGCACTCTGCTCACATGTGTCCGCCTCTCTCTGGGCCTTCTGACACTACGACCaccaaaaagcatttttttccaaCACAACGTCAATTACGTGTCACAGTTAAGACAATGTGAGTCAAACATACCTTATTTGAATTGCACCATTGAATGAATGTCCCGTCTGGACCTACAGCATTGTTTCTTACCTCTAATTCCAGATTCACTATATAATCCTTTGCTTTACGCAGTTCCCTCAAAACTTTGTGCAGCTGACGTCTCAAGTGTTGGTTATCACGCTTTTCATCTTCTAGATCTTTAGCAGACTGCTGAATCtgaaatttatatatatatatatatatatatatatatatatatatatatatatatatatatatatatatatatacacacacacacgcgcgtgtgtgcgtgaacAAACAGTATCACAGTGAAGGCAGCCTTTTAAAAGTAACAAGAGTCTACTTTAAGCTTGTGTGAGGTGACAGAAGCCTAAAGCCTCTGATGGTTCAACAGTGTGTAATTTAATCTGATAGAGGCTGATAGTGACCAGGGGCCTGTGGTGGGTAAACAGTGTCTAATTTAATCCCGAAGACAGGGAATCTGTTCAGGCCTGCTCAACACCTGCTTCATTAAAGGGTATTAATGGACAACGGTATCTTTAAATGAGTGTGAGGATTAAGACCAACCTTTGGTTTCCGTTTAATGAGGGTTTAgttaattaagtaattaattaAAGACACTGTCTTTGATGACCAAGACACGCAGATGGTGTGGCAGGTCAATGTCCATACCTGCTCTTCCAACACCAAGATCCTCCTCTGATCCTCCTGCTGATTTAACAGTGATTTCTGCAGCAGGTTCACCTTAAAAAGAAGCACTCAgggtttcagtgtgtttgactgaagagGGCAAAAACAACATTCACAGTAGCATCTAAAGCCCTGAATATTTTGGGGATGCACACCTACAGGGAAAAACAGAGCATCCACATATTTCAGTTCTCAATGCCTTTACCCACAGGGAGAAGAGTGTTAATATCATATACGGCtatactgtactgtagtgtatAAATGTAGTCAGAGAAAAAGTCAGAGCATTCTCTCCTTCAGCATGTTGTTCAGCtctcactgaaaaaacagatgtAGGTGTGTCATGGACTAAAGTCTAGTCCAGGCAGTGGAGGCCTGCTCCTGCTCTCCTGTCTTTATGCACTACCTGCTGCAGGAGCTCTGCAGAtctctgcctctcctcctctAGCTTGCTGTGGATGTTTTCCACTTCCACCTGCATTCGAGACACCCTGTCCCTGGAGcgtctcctctgctcctccgtGGCTTTCTGGTTGCTGAGGTGCTCCTCCTGCAGCCGCTGCCGGGCCTCcctgagctctctctccctgtcctcatACTGCTGATGGAGCTGAGTGATCTGCCTCTGCGTCTTTGTCGTCCTCTCCCGCTCCGTCTGCAGCTCCCCCTGCACCTCCTGCAGGAGTCCCTCGTACCGCTGCCGCACCTCCGTCGCTCTCCGCTCTGAAAACACCAagagtcacacaacacacatagaGCTGTTCGtttccatatacacacatggtGCTAACACACAGCTTTATCATATGTCATAAGAAACTGTATCAGTCCTTCTCAGTGTAACAGGATAAAAGAGTAACACCTAAACTGGTGTCACAAGCTCAGCTCCAACACAAGCTCTATTGTACCtccaggtcaaaggtcatggcATAAAGTGTCTCTTTGTGATTCGTTtgacaggacacagacacatcaccttCTGAGCTGGCATCTCTGTGCTGGCGCGCGAGGGATTCACTGGCCTGTTTCAGTTGTTGTTCCAGCTGGAAGGTTCTGGTCAACACTGCGCTGACATAGGCCTCTCTCTGCTGGTCATACACCAGCCACTGCCTGTTCTTCTCCAGAGCCTGTCAGCCACACAACAGGACaagacatgtcagagacactggGACATTAATCACTCTCTTAGTGaagacatgtcagagacactggGACATTAATCACTCTCTTAGTGaagacatgtcagagacactggGACAGAAAACGCTCTCTAAGTGaagacatgtcagagacactggGACATTAATCACTCTCTTAGTGaagacatgtcagagacactggGACATTAATCACTCTCTTAGTGaagacatgtcagagacactggGACAGGAAACACTCTCTTAGTGaagacatgtcagagacactggGACATTAATCACTCTCTTAGTGaagacatgtcagagacactggGACATTAATCACTCTCTTAGTGaagacatgtcagagacactggGACAGAAAACGCTCTCTTAGTGaagacatgtcagagacactggGACATTAATCACTCTCTTAGTGaagacatgtcagagacactggGACAGAAAACGCTCTCTTAGTGaagacatgtcagagacactggGACATTAATCACTCTCTTAGTGaagacatgtcagagacactggGACATTAATCACTCTCTTAGTGaagacatgtcagagacactggGACAGGAAACACTCTCTTAGTGaagacatgtcagagacactggGACATTAATCACTCTCTTAGTGaagacatgtcagagacactggGACATTAATCACTCTCTTAGTGaagacatgtcagagacactggGACATTAAATGCTCTCTTAATGAGGACATGTGTGGGACAATGACTAAAAAAACACTGCTGCTGTCTCAGTGAGGATCTCTACTAAAAACaaccaataacaaaacaaaagacaaaaacaatggCTTCAATGGCAGGTAAACACCTTGAGAAAATTACTCACGTCTCTCAGGTGCTCCTGGATTATATCAACCTCACTGACGGAAACCTGAGTGTCTGATCCACAGTTCTGTTTAATAAGGTGACAAGCATGTCTTTCCAGAGAGTtcacaaaatattacattttacaataaaGAAGCCcttattgtgttttatttaaaagtttATAGAGATCCTCTGAACCAAGCCGTGGGGTATGTTGCTAATGGTGAATTTTTCACATAATTACACAAACTAAGACTTGAGTTCTTTGGTTAAGTGTGAGGTTTAAAATGAGACATTGACGATCGCACGAAAGATTCTTGCGATCGTAGGTCaaatactgccatctagtggtctAACGCTGTAAATGTGTTCATATTGATGTGGTATAGGCCAAGATAAAAAAGACCCCATTCCAGCTATATGTGCTTTACCTTTGGAGGTGAACTTGAACTATCTCTGTTTTCTAGTTCTTGACACTTAGCAGACACTGCTACTAACTTATTCTTTACATCTTCTGTCTCCTGTTTTAGTGACTGAAAcaatttctctttcatctcagCCTCATGGACCTCCTGGCTCAACTGATCACGCAAGCCGACCAAAATTCCATCACTGCCCAGTCGACGTTCCTTCCTCAGGGCTGCTATTTCCTGATCCTTGGCAAGAATCTGTTGGGAGTTCTTCTCTCGTAATGTTTCAAGAGCAAGGATTCtcttcaaacacaaataaaaacatgttgaCGTTTTAAGTAAGAAAGTTTTCATTACTCAAAATGCAGTACCCCACAGTGCGTTTTCCGATTTGTGGTACACTACCCTGGCACTTTTCATATAAACTTTAGAACCAAACGTTGTTACACACATTTGGTTAAATCGTTTGGCTTACTGGGGTCTGTAGACAGGGTTTCTTTTACGATTACCTCCAACAATTTGTTACTTTCGGAATCTGTCGGCTCTCCTGTTAGACGTGACATCTCATGAAGCGCCTTTTTAAGGCAATCGTTTTCCTTTCTGAGTTCGCTGATTTCATCGTTTTTGTGAGCACCGCCCAGCTTCACACCTAGTTTGTTGATCACGCTTTCTTTAGCGCTTCTGGATGCCATAACCTCGACCTCTAGCTAGCAGATATTCCTCACAGCACACTAGCTCACAAATATGGTAGTTTTAAAAGTAGAACGAGGCtgaattatatttataattattcGTTTATTATGGCACGGAGAATAGTTATAAAAACACATCCATGAAAAATGGATTTTGATTTAAATGTGTATAGCATACTATACAAACGTTAGCTTGCTAATGTAAACGATCGCCTGAGTTAACCTATTAGTGTTAGTCTTATCTAGCAAGTCGCAAACTTTCTGCTTCACCCAAACAACAATACAGCGAACACGTTCGCGATTCACAGGGTACCTGACTCCATTAAATTTAAAGCGAAAAAGATAAAACGAAACTCGTTAAGTATCACAGCTTCAGCGTTTACGCTAGACCCCCTTGGTGACTTCAAAGGGTGTGGCCATGTAGGCTAGGTCAATAGATCGTCATGGACTTTAGAAGAGTAATTCTATAGGCAGGGTCACACCTCCGCCCAATTAGAGAAAAGAATGTCTCATTTCTTAGatatgtatgcatacatgtatgtatgcattttctttctttattcgaGGATagaggacttttattttgacaatagCCGTAAGAGTAGCCATTTGCAATGTTCCTGTTTCTTCCTTCACGGTCGAATCAGTGCGGTCTTGCACTGACAGTGTAAGCTGTATGTTTGTTTCGGATATTTGACTTTAACCACAGTATTTCTTCATGCTTTCCACATTTCATTCTCAATACCGGGTAAAAGAACGGAGATGACCAACCTCACCGATTTTAGGGTAAGCCTCACTTAAATGATGTGTTCAGTTAATCAAGTTGCGACTTCTGCACTGTTTCGGCAAGTAGTCACAGGGTAGATGGTTATGTGTGCGTCTCGTGCTATTCAGATGTCTACGGTTCTCCTTCTCCAGCGTTATCTGCCCCAGCGTAAATTATTTCTTATATTTCTGACAGCTGTCATTCATATTCGGGTCGTGTTCTAATTGCTCAGTTTTGATAGCCGAAATAGTTTAGTCATACATAAATAACGTACGATGGTACTGCTGCACTGATATGATGCTATTGAACACGACTTCCATAAAACTAGTCTGAGGGACAAGTGTGTTTCCATTATCTGTACCGTTATCAGTCCATGTCAGCACATATTCATAAATGATGACTGACACAGCCTGTGTCGCTGGTAATGTCAGATTTAAAATTGTTATTTTGGTTCAAACTTGATGCACAGATGTTTCACCCACAcgaaaacatacacatacagacgcagGGTCAGCTCATTTGTGGCGACTTTTGCCAACCTTTGCTTAGTCTTGAATACCCATATCTTGTGACTTAACCCACTTCTCTTAGATCACATGCGGTATTATATATTTTCAATAATAAACtatcttgtgtttgtttaggttttCAGCTACAATGCTCCAATTCAGCTacaatgtgtgtatttttagtgCCTGCCCTCAGACAAACTTTATACATATAAAGACCCGACGGATcaatgtctttaaaaacattGTCATAGTATTCGTATTAGCATTAGTATCAGATTATTGCGGTAGATTATTTTGGTAATGGTTCCTTTCGTTGGTGACCATCCATTCTGTGAATTACATTAATTGTTGATATGTTACCGTGCCTTAACCTCCTGCCACAGTCTTTTCTGTAGACTACTTTTTCATGTATGTGGAAAGCATTTGACAATTGATATGCGGCGACTCAAATTATTTTACGAGGCTCTTACCGTGACCCTCTGGCACCCTAGCCAGTGTCGGTCGGTAATTCTGAAACTAAAGTCATAGCCCAACGGTGTTTATTTTCTGTGGCGGAATTTGCATTAGCAGTGAACATCATGTGATGTCGAGATCACCGTGTCTAACAGGTAAAACCGGAACATGAGATTACATTCAGCCAATATCCGGGCTAACTTTCTCTCACACCATTttcttaaaacacaaaaaagagacgACCTGGGGGGTACTTCAGAAAGCGGGtatagtgaaaactctgagttggttaactcagagcaagtagtaaacctcttaatagaaAAGACCAAGGCTTTGTGCTATGAGAATGAGGCCATAGCTCTTCTCGTTGGAGGTTTAcaacttgctctgagttaactaactctgattttcactaaacctgctttctggaataaccCTCTGGAATGACTATTCACGTTCAACGTTTGGTGCAGagctttttatatatatatacattatttACAACTTTGACAGCACCTTTCTGGTGTTCATTTAGCTTTCAGTCCTGGTTGAAGCTATGTCAGGTGCCTTGCACTCTAGCGGTCTCACCTctgttgtatgtatttattttatttatttttttattcatgtatttgttcTGTCACATGATGACACCCAGGCGGTCAATGCCGCTTGAGTGTCAGGCGGGCAATGATTGCCGGTCAAAGATCATGTGATAAACAATCTTTTAGAGTGTTCGCGCTCActgagtatgagtgtgagaTATAAGAGACAGGAGACATGCTTGCTCTGGTGTGTATGGTATAGAAATATGCCATGGATAATACCGTTTCCATGGTAATAAGGACACATTCTCTCACGTGCTTCGTTCTGTGTTTAGTTCTGGCTGgtcctctgtgcctgtgttaacTCCATCCTTTGCCCAGAATGAACCTTGGAGCTGAGCTGGACAGAACCCTGCACTGCTTCTGAcaggaggagaaacattccCAGGTAATGGAGTACGAGTCATTTATTCTGTGTTGTTTATTCTCTGTttgtcatgtgtatgtgtgtgctttgttctgtttgatTTAGATGTTTACTAATACTTCATTCACaggagcctctctctctctctgacctgccaccccccccccatcacccctTCCCTTTCTACtttcagctctccctctctcccttgtcCGTCTCTCTTTACCCATTCTCCCTCCTGTCCCTTCCTCCCTCTATCCTTCCCCTCTCtgatctgtctgtcagaggatgGATGGTACAGAACCTCTGAATGCCAGTGTAAATTCTTCCTACATCCCTGTCGTTGCCACTTCCATGTCTGATGAAGAGAACACTGAAGATCTGTCCAAGGATGAGGACAGGTCTCCTCTGCTCCCCTGCGAACCCCACCCTGGAGCGCTGGCGGCACGGCAGTGCCCTGAGGACTCCTACTGCATGGTTTACATCATCTTCTTCCTGCTGGGCATCGGCTCTCTGCTCCCCTGGAACTTCTTCATCACAGCTAAACATTACTGGCTCTACAAACTGAGTAACAGCTCCAATCCTGAGGGACATGAAGAGCCACATTCTGACCTCAGTGTAAGTGTCCTGTCTCCCCCAGTCctcaccacacatacacacacactgtaccactgGCTTGACCCCCCAAACTGGACGGTTTGACTAAACATACATGGAAGATTACAGAACACAGTTGGGAATGTTTGAACATTAATTAAAGTTGATTGAAGAGACATGTCTCAGCCAGTACACAATTACACCATGTAATTCACTTGTACTGAATGAGTCTAGCTACGTCAGGTCTGTGGAGGCTGAATTTTAACGGCATGTCGACCTTGCATGAGAAATCCTTCTGTGCTCAGTGTT
This sequence is a window from Chanos chanos chromosome 4, fChaCha1.1, whole genome shotgun sequence. Protein-coding genes within it:
- the LOC115810314 gene encoding free fatty acid receptor 4-like, whose protein sequence is MGMNSHSSPFQFLNTCHFSYFTELQDRHWLIIMVETLILLSIFLASVVGNVYAMVRVFRRKRMVNHIFFTLNLFVADLLFTSMIPFVIAARWTTGWWLGSATCRMMFYVLCMSGCVVIVTLAAISLDRVLAILKLRTMQPFNSRVASGTVALIWIVSAIAMMPMCLFFKVTGIMSPQQEVIEICTLIFPNIAIEFLWNITFTCFGFVIPGTVIVVSYSRILQIRKSSLRRIQRRSNTSNRATQPISRHDYLLFRTLLILMVSFFLTWGPMFIIDILLLSQNFHINISVSPCLFFWVFTFTLANSVLNPVLYCLCQFRRSWHRMCCATEVSPLKRPPDCNEQRTGSPSPEISIVCQKGDLD
- the LOC115810315 gene encoding centrosomal protein of 55 kDa-like, yielding MASRSAKESVINKLGVKLGGAHKNDEISELRKENDCLKKALHEMSRLTGEPTDSESNKLLERILALETLREKNSQQILAKDQEIAALRKERRLGSDGILVGLRDQLSQEVHEAEMKEKLFQSLKQETEDVKNKLVAVSAKCQELENRDNTQVSVSEVDIIQEHLRDALEKNRQWLVYDQQREAYVSAVLTRTFQLEQQLKQASESLARQHRDASSEGDVSVSCQTNHKETLYAMTFDLERRATEVRQRYEGLLQEVQGELQTERERTTKTQRQITQLHQQYEDRERELREARQRLQEEHLSNQKATEEQRRRSRDRVSRMQVEVENIHSKLEEERQRSAELLQQVNLLQKSLLNQQEDQRRILVLEEQIQQSAKDLEDEKRDNQHLRRQLHKVLRELRKAKDYIVNLELECQKAQREADTCEQSAYLSVDKADTPSEKGLSSPTKAPCLLDESFLECPNCRVQYPTSRHRELLLHVDQCFG